Proteins co-encoded in one Papaver somniferum cultivar HN1 chromosome 5, ASM357369v1, whole genome shotgun sequence genomic window:
- the LOC113279643 gene encoding uncharacterized protein LOC113279643 produces MARPILNNIAHQMESVSISEEPIRRKDAERAAKFIWAHLRRHNQWFVQVCGLEPNIFVIKFRISEDKDAILFGGARNLDGHLIVLKNWNLTMDYHLLDFTVSPFWLEYKYFLPEFTYADILRMFGNIVGEFRVIEPNGVNPPTSSKYRALVLINVNTPLITGIITANAACVARCIGFFMRNNHIVFVLNPRPFDGMRLSIFSATDSDSGASASYHNQSQPSSSLRPTSTLTSDGTSTSGVKKRYRRTPTLVITYEPHIPDADLDDNVFTTQVDDTVSVEDTTTTSVMDNIWDIAAATAYNAQNHTDAWQQVLLGDLNFTMHDSETHSSSVTRPHHARHVRNFVQQLGLIDLGYSGADTTWSNHHSGDDHVSARLDRALVNNRWINHYTNSHLQHLVHVASDHSPILLHTVPSATKHSPFKLYKCWFNMDSCTDTIARSCQQQFFGSPSFQFSCKLKLTRTRLQVKHLSSSLQLLIQKLTTCDKFLEADRNTSYFHSITNYNKRRSTINSIQGHLGIWYDNRSDIEAIFINRFKNIATSSKPQVKNEIMKLFHPCVSEIQNNCLIQVPDAQEIKDVVFQIKPWASPGNDGFQDGFYQRCWDIVSTEVISMLQYFFTHKHMLKAINHTYQVLIPEISNPKTPADYRSISLCNVSYKIISKILANRLKPLLPDIISPTQNAFVAGRHIHANIIIAHEILYSMKRKTIKKALVGLKLDMSKAFDRVEWSFLLSIFRQLGFHNDWISLIEQCISTSNISILINGSPSSTFSPTRGIRQGDPLSPYLFLFVTKAFSRILQLNVDSRCLSGIRINHHCPSINHMFFTDDCLLFFEADSTQMKHLQHLLHIFGQASGQVFKLAETTLQQMEIIQRSYWWNSYNKPRSQKYISWKKLLKGEHFPHHDLRFFPPPVNSNSSWIWQSISIGLEIVLKNVKCRVGNGAHINIWTSNWIPSLNYALQDWGDLNTSNYQLVSYLIDTDTEQWNVSLLSLLFTADQVNSILTIPIQLDQEDKLIRSFTTTGIFTTASAYKMLCDNDLLTDNSMGLSQHFWLSYWKLKVPYKFQISLWRAIHNVVPVKARIFNHVHNVDLHSVFCNHNQLEDLDHLLLHCPFTKEICQYFLPHQFHSILQHSSLLSWIQTWQLKDSIISIQKSPEIVHLGMCIMHFIWKLRCSFVFNNITPNHNSVVHQVTSYIVQHHLGSTPANYNHPHIHNNILHHKWDPPPMQYLKINIDASYNSSSLLAGIGIIIRNSTGAYVMGIGALRRASNIQQAEAWAMLEAMQLADSNGWSHVIFESDNLGICSFLKQQSSLCHWQSMPLLRKCVNICNINPVWSCSFVYRSSKKAADAIAN; encoded by the exons ATGGCTCGTCCTATTTTGAATAATATTGCTCACCAAATGGAAAGTGTCTCAATCAGTGAAGAGCCTATTAGGAGAAAA GATGCTGAACGTGCAGCTAAATTTATATGGGCTCATCTTCGAAGACACAATCAATGGTTTGTCCAGGTGTGTGGTTTAGAACCAAATAtttttgttatcaaatttagaatTTCAGAAGATAAAGATGCAATTTTATTTGGTGGAGCTAGGAACCTTGATGGTCATTTGATTGTTTTAAAGAATTGGAATCTCACTATGGATTATCATCTGCTGGATTTTACGGTTTCTCCTTTTTGGTTAGAGTATAAATACTTTTTACCTGAGTTCACCTATGCTGATATTCTTAGAATGTTTGGTAATATTGTTGGAGAATTTAGAGTTATAGAACCAAATGGTGTGAATCCTCCTACATCTTCTAAGTATAGAGCTCTTGTTCTCATTAATGTGAACACTCCTCTTATTACTGGTATAATTACTGCTAATGCTGCTTGTGTTGCTAGGTGCATTGGGTTTTTTATGAGAAACAACCATATCGTCTTTGTCCTGAAT CCTCGACCCTTTGATGGTATGCGCCTTTCAATCTTTTCGGCCACTGATTCAGATTCTGGTGCTTCCGCTTCATATCACAATCAATCTCAACCCTCTTCCTCTTTGAGACCAACTTCTACTCTGACTAGTGACGGTACTAGTACTAGTGGTGTTAAGAAGAGATATCGTCGCACTCCCACTTTGGTTATAACTTATGAGCCTCATATTCCTGATGCTGATTTGGATGACAATGTTTTTACTACTCAAGTGGATGATACTGTCTCTGTTGAAGATACTACCACTACTTCAGTCATGGATAATATTTGGGACATTGCTGCAGCCACTGCTTATAATGCACAGAATCATACTGATGCATGGCAACAG GTTCTTTTGGGTGATTTAAACTTCACCATGCATGACTCTGAAACGCATAGCTCTAGTGTCACTCGTCCTCATCATGCTAGACATGTTAGGAATTTCGTTCAGCAACTAGGTCTCATTGACTTAGGTTACTCAGGCGCTGATACAACTTGGTCAAATCATCATAGTGGAGATGATCATGTCTCTGCTCGTCTAGATAGAGCTTTAGTGAATAATCGCTGGATCAACCACTATACGAATTCCCATCTTCAACATTTAGTACATGTTGCTTCGGATCACAGCCCGATTTTGCTACATACAGTTCCTTCTGCAACAAAGCATTCTCCTTTTAAACTCTACAAGTGTTGGTTTAATATGGATTCTTGTACTGATACTATTGCACGCAGCTGTCAACAACAATTTTTTGGGTCTCCTTCTTttcagttttcttgtaaattaaaACTGACCAGAACTCGGTTGCAG GTTAAGCATCTTAGCTCTTCCTTGCAACTTCTCATACAGAAGCTTACCACAT GTGATAAATTTCTTGAAGCAGATAGAAACACTTCTTATTTTCACTCGATAACCAATTACAATAAGAGAAGGTCAACTATCAATTCGATTCAGGGTCATTTGGGCATTTGGTATGATAATAGAAGTGATATTGAAGCTATCTTTATTAACCGTTTTAAGAATATTGCAACTTCTTCTAAGCCTCAGGTTAAAAATGAGATTATGAAGCTTTTTCATCCATGTGTTTCAGAAATACAGAACAATTGCCTTATCCAGGTGCCTGATGCTCAAGAAATAAAGGATGTGGTGTTTCAAATCAAGCCTTGGGCTTCTCCAGGTAATGATGGGTTCcaagatggattttatcaacGTTGTTGGGATATTGTCAGCACTGAGGTAATCTCTATGCTTCAATACTTTTTCACACATAAACATATGCTCAAAGCCATCAATCATACCTATCAGGTGTTAATCCCTGAAATTTCAAATCCAAAAACACCTGCTGATTACAGATCCATAAGTCTGTGCAATGTTAGctataaaattatttctaaaattttAGCTAACCGTCTTAAACCCCTTCTTCCTGACATTATCTCTCCTACTCAAAATGCCTTTGTTGCAGGAAGACATATCCATGCCAATATCATTATTGCTCATGAGATTTTGTATAGTATGAAACGTAAAACGATTAAAAAGGCTTTGGTTGGTTTGAAGTTagacatgtcgaaagctttcgacagggtTGAATGGTCATTTTTGCTTTCCATCTTTCGGCAATTGGGTTTTCATAATGACTGGATTAGTTTAATAGAACAATGTATATCTACTTCAAATATTTCCATTCTTATCAATGGTAGtccttcttcaactttttctcCGACTCGGGGTATTCGTCAAGGAGACCCTTTGTCtccttatttatttctttttgtcaCGAAAGCCTTTTCTAGAATTTTGCAGCTTAATGTTGATTCTAGATGTCTTTCAGGGATTAGAATTAATCATCACTGCCCTTCAATCAATCATATGTTCTTCACAGatgattgtttgttattttttgaaGCTGATTCTACTCAAATGAAACATCTTCAACACTTGCTTCATATCTTTGGACAAGCCTCAGGGCAG GTTTTCAAATTAGCTGAAACTACTCTTCAACAAATGGAAATAATTCAGAGAAGCTATTGGTGGAACAGTTACAACAAGCCTCGCTCTCAAAAGTACATTTCTTGGAAAAAG TTGTTGAAAGGTGAACATTTTCCTCATCATGACCTGCGTTTCTTCCCTCCACCGGTTAACTCAAATTCAAGTTGGATTTGGCAAAGTATCTCTATTGGACTTGAGATTGTATTGAAAAATGTTAAATGTCGAGTTGGTAATGGTGCTCATATCAACATCTGGACATCTAACTGGATTCCTTCTCTGAACTATGCTTTACAGGACTGGGGTGATTTGAATACTTCTAATTATCAACTGGTTTCATATCTTATAGATACTGATACTGAACAGTGGAATGTGTCGCTTCTTAGCCTTCTTTTTACCGCTGATCAGGTGAACTCCATTTTAACCATTCCCATTCAGTTAGATCAAGAGGATAAATTAATCCGGTCCTTCACAACCACTGGTATTTTTACTACTGCCTCAGCTTATAAGATGCTTTGTGATAATGATCTGCTAACAGATAATTCCATGGGTTTATCTCAACATTTTTGGTTATCGTACTGGAAGTTGAAAGTACCTTACAAGTTTCAGATTTCTCTGTGGAGAGCTATTCACAATGTTGTTCCAGTAAAAGCAAGAATTTTCAACCATGTGCATAATGTTGATTTACACAGTGTGTTTTGCAACCACAATCAACTGGAAGATCTGGATCATTTATTACTTCATTGTCCTTTCACTAAGGAAATATGCCAGTATTTTTTACCTCATCAGTTTCACTCTATTTTGCAGCACTCTTCTCTCttatcttggatccagacttggCAACTCAAAGACTCCATCATCAGCATCCAGAAGTCCCCTGAGATTGTTCACTTAGGTATGTGCATTATGCATTTCATATGGAAACTTAGATGTAGTTTTGTTTTTAACAATATCACTCCCAACCATAACTCTGTTGTCCATCAGGTCACTTCATACATTGTCCAGCATCATCTAGGAAGCACACCTGCTAACTACAACCATCCTCATATTCATAATAATATTTTACATCATAAGTGGGATCCTCCTCCTATGCAGTACTTAAAAATTAATATCGATGCTTCTTATAATTCTAGTTCTTTGTTAGCTGGTATTGGAATTATTATTCGGAACTCTACAGGGGCATATGTCATGGGAATAGGAGCCTTGAGAAGAGCTAGTAATATTCAACAAGCAGAAGCATGGGCAATGTTGGAGGCTATGCAACTGGCAGATTCAAATGGTTGGTCTCATGTGATTTTTGAATCTGATAATTTGGGAATTTGTTCTTTTCTTAAACAACAATCTTCTCTTTGTCACTGGCAGAGTATGCCTCTTCTGCGAAAATGTGTAAACATATGTAATATTAATCCTGTTTGGTCTTGTAGTTTTGTGTATAGATCTAGTAAAAAAGCTGCAGATGCAATAGCTAATTAA